The Rhododendron vialii isolate Sample 1 chromosome 6a, ASM3025357v1 genome includes a window with the following:
- the LOC131330871 gene encoding phosphoprotein ECPP44: MAEQHDQQHHHHHVEEKSGEVPVETTDRGLFDFMAVKQKEECCEEIKTTHHVEEKDEVIGAEFEKLHVSEAEPKVEEHKDQEEKKGSLLEKFHRSDSASSSSSSDEEEGGEKKEKKKKKKGLKEKKEKEEKHEEDTSVPIEKCEEEAVAQPEEKKGFLDKIKEKLPGQHKKTEEAVVAPPPPVMVECYAAEESSQAGHEADQPKEKKGFLEKIKEKIPGYHPKSPTSSPSEEEKEKEKD; this comes from the exons ATGGCCGAGCAACACGAccaacaacaccaccaccaccacgtcgAGGAGAAGAGCGGAGAGGTGCCGGTTGAGACCACGGATCGGGGGTTGTTTGATTTCATGGCGGTGAAGCAGAAAGAGGAGTGTTGTGAAGAGATCAAGACGACTCATCACGTGGAGGAGAAGGACGAGGTGATCGGGGCGGAGTTCGAGAAGTTACACGTGTCGGAGGCGGAGCCCAAGGTGGAGGAGCACAAAGATCAGGAAGAGAAGAAAGGGAGTCTGTTGGAAAAGTTCCACCGTTCCGATAGCGCCAGCTCAAGCTCC TCGAGCGAtgaggaggagggaggagagaagaaggagaagaagaagaaaaagaagggattgaaggagaagaaggagaaggaagaGAAGCACGAGGAGGACACGAGTGTCCCGATCGAGAAGTGCGAAGAGGAGGCAGTGGCTCAGCCAGAGGAGAAGAAGGGATTCCTTGACAAGATCAAGGAGAAATTACCAGGGCAGCACAAGAAGACCGAAGAGGCCGTGGTTGCTCCACCGCCTCCGGTCATGGTTGAGTGCTACGCCGCTGAAGAGAGCAGTCAGGCTGGTCATGAGGCAGATCAGCCCAAGGAGAAGAAGGGGTTCTTGGAGAAGATCAAAGAGAAGATTCCTGGGTACCACCCCAAGAGTCCGACTAGCAGTCCTTctgaggaagaaaaagagaaggaaaaagattaa